Proteins from a single region of Chengkuizengella sediminis:
- the dprA gene encoding DNA-processing protein DprA, which translates to MESRNILFGLHELNGIGWKTIQLIFQSIKHNEDIEKGLEKLLSTDENSLIKNYKLPKNKAQIIAKNLNLNFIQCRLEIYKNENISFLTIFDEDYPKILKETPSPPWVIYYKGNLRILDNFKLAIVGTRYPTVYGKMITEKLANQLSNLGFCIVSGLARGIDSISHKAAMDHSGSTIAVLGSGIDVVYPSENKHLYDSVANKGLIVSEFPLGTKPHPGLFPQRNRIIAGLSLGTIVIEAAEKSGSLITADQALEMSRDVFAIPGPITSPKSQGTLSLIKQGAKMVTVLKDIVEEYEHMMKISYNEETLTTSKVLSEEEQKIVEFISSEPTTFDQILHKSEFTFGHLHSVLLSLLMKNVIAQLPGSKFVTKSS; encoded by the coding sequence GTGGAGTCACGCAATATTTTATTTGGATTACATGAGTTGAATGGTATAGGGTGGAAAACGATACAGTTGATTTTTCAATCTATAAAACATAATGAGGATATTGAAAAAGGGTTGGAAAAACTCCTTAGTACTGATGAAAATTCATTGATTAAAAACTATAAACTTCCTAAGAATAAAGCTCAAATTATTGCAAAAAATTTGAATTTAAACTTCATTCAGTGTAGATTAGAAATATACAAAAATGAAAATATCTCATTTTTAACGATTTTTGATGAGGATTATCCGAAAATTTTAAAGGAAACACCGAGTCCTCCATGGGTCATTTATTACAAAGGGAATTTAAGAATTTTAGACAATTTTAAATTAGCAATTGTTGGGACAAGATATCCTACAGTATATGGAAAAATGATTACCGAAAAACTAGCAAATCAATTATCTAACCTGGGATTTTGCATAGTAAGTGGATTAGCAAGAGGAATCGATAGTATTTCTCATAAAGCTGCTATGGATCATTCAGGTTCGACTATTGCTGTTTTGGGTTCAGGTATAGATGTTGTATACCCGTCAGAAAATAAACATTTATATGACTCCGTTGCGAATAAAGGTTTGATTGTTTCAGAATTCCCATTAGGGACAAAACCACATCCAGGTTTATTTCCGCAACGTAATCGGATCATTGCTGGTTTATCTTTAGGTACAATCGTAATTGAAGCAGCTGAAAAAAGTGGCTCATTAATTACAGCAGATCAAGCATTAGAAATGTCTAGGGATGTCTTCGCTATACCTGGTCCGATTACTTCACCAAAAAGTCAAGGTACTTTGTCATTGATTAAACAAGGGGCAAAAATGGTAACCGTTTTAAAAGATATAGTTGAAGAATATGAGCATATGATGAAAATAAGTTATAATGAAGAAACCTTAACAACAAGTAAGGTTTTAAGTGAAGAAGAGCAAAAAATTGTTGAATTTATCTCTTCAGAACCCACCACTTTTGATCAAATTTTACATAAAAGTGAATTTACTTTTGGACATTTACACTCAGTTCTGTTATCTTTACTTATGAAAAATGTGATAGCTCAATTACCAGGATCAAAGTTTGTAACAAAAAGTTCTTAA
- the sucD gene encoding succinate--CoA ligase subunit alpha, producing the protein MSILINKDTKVITQGITGSTGMLHTKGALDYGTQMVGGVTPGKGGTNVDIELDNGSTASLPVFNTVTEAVTETGATVSVIYVPPAFAADAIMEAVDAEVELAICITEGIPVLDMVKVQKYMEGKKTLLIGPNCPGLITPDECKIGIMPGYIHTKGHVGVVSRSGTLTYEAVHQLTTRGIGQSSAVGIGGDPVKGMEFIDVLDRFNEDPDTYAVIMIGEIGGTAEEEAAEWIKANMKKPVVGFIGGKTAPPGKRMGHAGAIISGGKGTAAEKTATLEACGVKVAPTPSDMGATLVSVLEEHGLLEKCITK; encoded by the coding sequence ATGAGTATTTTAATAAATAAAGATACAAAAGTCATCACACAAGGGATTACAGGATCTACAGGTATGTTGCATACAAAAGGTGCATTGGATTATGGAACACAAATGGTCGGCGGTGTGACTCCCGGTAAAGGGGGAACAAATGTAGATATTGAACTTGATAATGGAAGTACTGCTTCTTTACCTGTATTTAATACAGTAACGGAGGCTGTAACGGAAACAGGTGCAACAGTTTCAGTGATTTATGTACCCCCTGCTTTTGCTGCTGATGCAATTATGGAAGCTGTTGATGCGGAAGTAGAATTAGCTATTTGTATAACAGAAGGCATCCCAGTTCTAGACATGGTTAAAGTGCAAAAATACATGGAGGGGAAAAAGACACTTCTCATTGGTCCAAACTGTCCAGGACTAATCACACCAGATGAATGTAAAATTGGCATTATGCCAGGATACATACACACTAAAGGTCATGTAGGTGTAGTATCAAGAAGTGGTACTTTGACATATGAAGCTGTGCATCAATTAACAACTCGTGGTATTGGTCAATCTTCAGCAGTCGGTATTGGCGGAGATCCTGTTAAGGGAATGGAATTTATTGATGTATTAGATCGTTTTAATGAAGATCCCGATACTTATGCAGTTATTATGATCGGAGAAATTGGTGGAACTGCAGAGGAAGAAGCTGCAGAGTGGATTAAAGCAAATATGAAAAAACCTGTTGTTGGTTTTATTGGTGGAAAAACAGCCCCTCCAGGAAAAAGAATGGGACATGCGGGTGCCATTATTTCAGGAGGAAAAGGAACTGCGGCCGAAAAAACTGCAACACTGGAAGCTTGTGGTGTGAAGGTAGCTCCAACACCTTCGGATATGGGAGCTACTTTAGTAAGTGTTTTAGAGGAACATGGTTTGTTAGAAAAGTGTATTACTAAATAA
- the sucC gene encoding ADP-forming succinate--CoA ligase subunit beta: MNIHEYQGKEILRQYGVAVPEGKVAFTVDEAVEAAKELGTSVNVVKAQIHAGGRGKAGGVKVAKNLDEVRTYAGEILGKVLVTHQTGPEGKEVKRLLIEQGCDIQKEYYVGIVVDRDTGRVVMMASEEGGTEIEEVAEKTPEKIFKEVIDPAVGLQAFQARKLAYSINIPTKLVNKAVKFMISLYTAFVEKDCSIAEINPLVVTGDGNVMALDAKLNFDSNALYRHADILEYRDLDEEDGKEIQASKFDLSYIALDGNIGCMVNGAGLAMATMDIIKHYGGDPANFLDVGGGATTEKVTEAFKIILSDDNVKGIFVNIFGGIMRCDIIANGVVQAAKQISLDRPLVVRLEGTNVEQGKDILNQSGLNIVTADSMADGAQKIVEMVK; encoded by the coding sequence ATGAATATCCATGAGTATCAAGGGAAAGAAATCTTGAGACAGTATGGTGTAGCGGTCCCTGAAGGGAAAGTTGCTTTTACTGTTGATGAAGCTGTGGAGGCTGCTAAAGAACTAGGAACATCTGTGAATGTTGTAAAAGCTCAAATACATGCAGGTGGAAGAGGTAAAGCAGGCGGTGTTAAAGTAGCAAAAAATTTAGATGAAGTACGTACATATGCTGGTGAAATTTTAGGTAAAGTTTTAGTAACACATCAAACAGGACCTGAAGGAAAAGAAGTTAAACGTTTGTTAATTGAACAAGGTTGTGATATTCAGAAGGAATATTACGTTGGAATCGTTGTTGACCGTGATACAGGTAGAGTTGTTATGATGGCATCTGAAGAAGGCGGAACAGAAATTGAGGAAGTCGCGGAAAAAACACCTGAGAAGATTTTTAAAGAAGTTATAGACCCAGCCGTAGGTTTACAAGCATTCCAAGCTAGAAAGTTAGCTTATTCGATTAATATCCCTACTAAATTAGTAAATAAAGCTGTTAAATTTATGATTAGTTTATATACTGCTTTTGTTGAAAAAGATTGCTCTATTGCAGAAATCAATCCACTAGTTGTGACTGGTGATGGAAATGTTATGGCGTTAGATGCAAAATTGAATTTTGATTCAAATGCATTGTATCGTCATGCTGATATATTAGAATATCGTGATTTAGATGAAGAGGATGGAAAAGAAATCCAAGCTTCTAAATTTGACTTAAGTTATATTGCATTAGATGGAAATATTGGTTGTATGGTTAATGGTGCTGGACTTGCTATGGCAACGATGGATATCATTAAACATTATGGAGGAGACCCTGCGAACTTCTTAGATGTAGGGGGCGGTGCAACAACTGAGAAAGTAACAGAAGCTTTTAAAATTATATTATCTGATGATAACGTAAAGGGTATTTTTGTTAATATCTTTGGTGGAATCATGCGTTGTGATATCATCGCTAATGGAGTTGTTCAAGCTGCTAAACAAATCTCATTAGATCGTCCTTTAGTTGTTAGATTGGAAGGTACAAATGTAGAACAAGGCAAAGACATACTAAATCAATCAGGTTTAAATATAGTGACTGCTGATTCAATGGCAGATGGAGCTCAAAAAATAGTTGAGATGGTAAAGTAA
- a CDS encoding YifB family Mg chelatase-like AAA ATPase, with protein MYAKLLSSCLHGIEGKIIEVEVDLSNGLPVFHIVGLPDSAVRESIERVRSAIKNCGFEFPLQRITVNLAPADLRKEGSSFDLAIALGILVASKQLQLENLSHTLIIGELALDGTLRAVPGVLPMVDYAQNHGLHQIILPQDNAAEATLIEHCKVIPISHLNDLNQKKYPIYVQQHEISEQLRSPISENEDFKDVKGQIHAKRALMISASGMHNILLIGPPGSGKTMLMKRITSILPILSNEEALEVTKIYSVTNKLKSNHELIKKRPFRSPHHTISQAGLIGGGSIPKPGEVSLSHRGVLYLDEFPEFHRHVLEVLRQPLEEKEITISRSKAVYTYPSQFIFAAAMNPCPCGYLGSDSESNPCTCSTHKINQYRSKISGPLLDRIDLHVEVLQMDYSTITSNEKQMSSAEMIERVESAQKIQRKRYQQTNIHFNGEAYGSLIYEHCKLDSNAKELLHVSFEALGLSARAYDRIIKTARTIADLDEQKNIKCEHIAEAIQYRTLDRRFSSI; from the coding sequence TTGTATGCAAAATTATTGAGTAGCTGTCTACATGGAATCGAAGGTAAAATTATAGAGGTTGAGGTTGATTTAAGTAATGGTTTGCCTGTTTTTCATATTGTAGGTCTCCCTGATTCTGCAGTTCGAGAATCAATAGAACGAGTAAGATCCGCCATTAAAAATTGTGGCTTTGAATTTCCACTCCAACGTATTACAGTTAATTTAGCACCTGCAGATCTTAGAAAGGAAGGATCTTCTTTTGATTTAGCCATTGCTCTAGGTATTCTTGTGGCAAGTAAACAACTCCAACTAGAAAACTTATCTCATACACTCATCATTGGAGAATTAGCTTTAGACGGCACATTAAGAGCTGTTCCTGGGGTCCTGCCAATGGTAGATTATGCTCAGAATCATGGACTTCACCAAATCATTTTACCTCAGGATAATGCAGCCGAAGCAACCTTAATTGAGCATTGTAAAGTTATTCCGATCTCCCACTTGAATGATTTAAATCAAAAAAAATATCCGATTTATGTACAACAGCACGAGATATCAGAGCAATTAAGATCCCCTATATCAGAAAATGAAGATTTCAAAGATGTAAAAGGACAAATTCATGCAAAAAGAGCTTTAATGATTTCTGCCTCTGGAATGCACAATATATTACTTATTGGTCCCCCGGGTTCTGGTAAAACCATGTTAATGAAAAGAATAACAAGCATCTTACCTATATTGTCAAACGAAGAAGCACTTGAGGTAACAAAAATATATAGTGTAACAAATAAACTTAAAAGTAACCATGAACTTATAAAAAAACGTCCATTTCGATCTCCTCATCATACGATTTCCCAAGCTGGATTGATTGGCGGCGGGAGTATACCTAAACCAGGTGAAGTGAGTTTATCTCATAGAGGGGTGTTGTATTTAGATGAATTTCCTGAATTCCATCGTCATGTTCTTGAAGTTTTAAGACAACCTTTAGAGGAGAAGGAAATAACTATTAGCAGATCCAAAGCAGTATATACATATCCTTCACAATTCATTTTCGCAGCAGCTATGAATCCCTGCCCCTGTGGATATTTAGGATCTGACTCCGAATCAAATCCTTGCACCTGCAGCACTCATAAAATCAATCAATATCGCTCGAAAATTTCAGGACCGTTGTTGGACCGCATTGACCTTCATGTAGAGGTACTGCAAATGGATTATAGCACGATAACGTCTAATGAAAAGCAGATGTCTTCTGCTGAAATGATAGAACGTGTAGAATCAGCACAAAAAATTCAACGTAAAAGATATCAACAAACAAATATCCATTTTAACGGAGAAGCATACGGCTCTTTAATTTATGAACACTGCAAACTGGATTCAAATGCTAAAGAGCTTTTACACGTTTCATTTGAAGCTCTTGGATTAAGTGCTCGTGCGTATGATCGAATTATAAAAACAGCTCGAACTATCGCAGATTTAGATGAACAAAAAAATATTAAATGCGAACATATTGCAGAAGCTATCCAATATCGTACATTAGACCGAAGATTCAGTTCTATTTGA
- a CDS encoding YraN family protein: MKKQIKDQRIKIGQIGEQFSVQFLESNNYHVKEINWRCKIGEIDIIAYEKDILVFLEVRTRRDTGKFGTPQESINYTKQHKVRSASQVYLMTNNKLNGKIRFDAICILLNKKGDTLLSLDHIKNAF, translated from the coding sequence ATGAAAAAACAAATAAAGGATCAGAGAATAAAAATAGGACAAATAGGAGAACAATTTTCTGTTCAATTTTTAGAATCAAATAACTATCATGTCAAAGAAATAAATTGGAGATGCAAAATAGGTGAGATAGATATTATCGCTTATGAAAAAGATATACTTGTATTCTTAGAAGTCAGAACTAGAAGAGATACAGGGAAGTTTGGTACTCCTCAAGAATCGATTAATTATACAAAGCAGCACAAAGTTCGTTCAGCTTCACAGGTATATCTTATGACAAACAATAAATTAAATGGAAAAATTAGATTTGATGCCATTTGCATACTGCTAAATAAGAAGGGTGATACATTGCTGTCTCTTGACCATATAAAAAATGCATTTTGA
- a CDS encoding EscU/YscU/HrcU family type III secretion system export apparatus switch protein — MNKNNRKITKAVALSYSSEQNDAPELKAKGKGIIADNIIEKAKSYGVPIQEDASLVEVLSKLEINEEIPAELYQLVAEVLTMVYEADQKAKMLEVFKP; from the coding sequence ATGAATAAGAACAATCGAAAAATAACAAAAGCTGTAGCTCTAAGTTATTCATCTGAGCAAAATGATGCACCAGAATTAAAAGCAAAAGGTAAAGGGATAATCGCAGACAATATCATTGAAAAAGCGAAAAGTTATGGTGTTCCCATTCAAGAGGATGCATCCCTTGTAGAAGTCTTATCAAAGTTAGAAATAAATGAAGAAATCCCAGCAGAATTATACCAGCTTGTTGCTGAGGTTTTAACTATGGTTTACGAAGCGGATCAAAAAGCAAAAATGCTGGAAGTATTTAAACCATGA
- a CDS encoding ribonuclease HII — protein MISYEKTYWQQNKQYIAGIDEVGRGCLLGDVVAAAVILPIDLIIEGINDSKKLSPKKREVCYEKIMEKSLAISIGKVDASTVDDINIKQASRLAMKQAVEKLDIQPDFLLIDAEKISTSIPQLSLIKGDSLSQSIAAASIVAKVTRDRMCLQWDMEYPEYDIAKHKGYGTKLHREHITNYGPCPIHRRTFLKNIINIQQTLF, from the coding sequence ATGATTAGCTATGAAAAAACTTATTGGCAGCAGAACAAACAATACATAGCAGGCATTGATGAGGTTGGTAGAGGGTGTTTATTAGGAGATGTTGTGGCTGCTGCTGTTATTTTACCTATAGATTTAATAATTGAAGGTATTAATGACTCTAAAAAACTAAGTCCTAAAAAAAGAGAAGTATGTTATGAAAAAATCATGGAAAAATCATTGGCTATTAGCATAGGCAAGGTGGATGCAAGTACAGTTGACGACATAAATATAAAACAAGCTTCACGTTTAGCGATGAAACAAGCCGTTGAAAAATTAGATATCCAACCTGATTTCTTATTAATAGATGCCGAGAAAATTAGTACCTCCATACCTCAATTATCACTCATCAAGGGGGATTCATTAAGTCAGTCTATAGCAGCGGCCTCCATTGTTGCTAAAGTGACTAGGGACCGAATGTGTTTGCAGTGGGATATGGAATACCCAGAATATGATATTGCGAAGCACAAAGGTTACGGAACAAAGCTACATAGAGAACATATAACAAACTATGGTCCTTGTCCGATACATAGACGGACTTTCCTTAAAAATATCATTAACATACAACAAACTCTTTTCTAA
- the ylqF gene encoding ribosome biogenesis GTPase YlqF, translated as MTIQWFPGHMTRARRQIEGKLKLLDVVIELLDARVPLSSRNPMIDEILKDKPRIVLLNKADLADPSVTTEWVKYFKNQNLDALPIDSISGTQVQEILPRSKQLIKHKIDAQLRKGIKPRAIRSLIVGIPNVGKSTLINRLAGKKIAETGDKPGVTKAQQWIKIGSEMELLDTPGILWPKFEDQNVGMRLAATGAIKETLLHLDDVAFYVIRHFLENYPERLKERYDVEYIPEDLNDPNEIVTVMEEIGQKRGCIKRGGIIDLEKTSSIIIREMRAGTLGRFSLETPENLND; from the coding sequence ATGACAATTCAATGGTTTCCTGGACATATGACTAGAGCTCGAAGACAGATCGAAGGTAAATTAAAACTGCTTGATGTCGTGATTGAATTATTAGATGCTCGAGTTCCTCTATCCAGTCGAAATCCAATGATTGATGAAATATTAAAGGATAAACCTCGGATTGTGCTTTTAAACAAAGCAGATTTAGCAGATCCTTCTGTTACTACTGAATGGGTAAAATATTTCAAAAATCAAAATTTAGACGCTTTACCGATCGATTCAATTTCTGGTACACAAGTACAAGAAATATTACCTCGATCAAAACAATTGATAAAACACAAAATTGATGCCCAATTGAGAAAGGGTATTAAACCTCGTGCTATCCGATCATTGATTGTCGGAATTCCTAATGTAGGTAAATCAACATTGATTAATCGTTTAGCAGGGAAAAAAATAGCGGAAACAGGAGATAAACCAGGCGTTACTAAAGCGCAGCAGTGGATCAAAATTGGCTCAGAAATGGAGTTGTTAGATACACCTGGTATTTTATGGCCAAAATTTGAAGATCAAAATGTAGGGATGCGATTAGCAGCAACGGGCGCGATTAAGGAAACTTTATTACATCTGGATGATGTAGCATTTTATGTTATTAGACATTTTCTTGAAAATTATCCTGAACGACTAAAGGAAAGATATGATGTTGAATATATTCCTGAAGATTTAAATGATCCGAACGAAATTGTGACTGTTATGGAAGAAATCGGACAAAAACGTGGCTGCATTAAACGTGGAGGAATCATTGATCTAGAAAAAACTTCAAGTATCATTATAAGGGAAATGAGAGCCGGTACCTTAGGTAGATTTTCATTGGAGACTCCGGAGAATTTGAATGATTAG
- the lepB gene encoding signal peptidase I: protein MDEKIDNEETKQMSSFMNTSWEWIKSILIAVALVVIIRSFLFTPTVVSGQSMEPSFFNSDKLIVNKILYTIREPERGEVVIFKANQEQDFIKRVIALPGETVEVKGDEVFVNGERLDEPYIKEEIEKAKQNGGSYNNLDFPEAIVPEGTVFVMGDNRPNSQDSRRIGFVSYEQVIGRADLVIWPLQDLGIVSHEVGELQ from the coding sequence ATGGATGAAAAAATAGATAATGAAGAAACAAAACAAATGAGTTCCTTTATGAATACATCTTGGGAATGGATTAAATCAATATTAATCGCAGTGGCATTGGTTGTCATCATTCGATCTTTTTTATTTACTCCAACCGTAGTGTCAGGACAATCAATGGAGCCTAGTTTTTTTAATAGTGATAAGTTAATCGTTAATAAGATCCTTTACACTATTCGTGAGCCAGAACGTGGTGAAGTGGTCATCTTTAAAGCAAATCAAGAACAAGATTTTATTAAAAGGGTCATTGCATTACCAGGAGAAACGGTGGAAGTTAAAGGTGATGAAGTATTTGTTAATGGAGAACGATTAGATGAGCCCTATATTAAAGAAGAGATAGAAAAAGCCAAACAAAATGGTGGAAGCTATAATAATTTGGATTTCCCTGAAGCTATCGTTCCAGAAGGCACAGTTTTTGTGATGGGGGATAACCGTCCTAATAGTCAAGATAGTCGAAGGATTGGGTTTGTTTCTTATGAGCAAGTTATTGGTCGAGCAGACTTAGTGATTTGGCCTTTACAGGATCTAGGAATCGTATCACATGAGGTTGGTGAATTGCAATGA
- the rplS gene encoding 50S ribosomal protein L19, which translates to MNIVREITQDQLRQDLPSFRPGDTLKVHVKVIEGSRERIQVFEGVVIKRRGGGISETFTVRKISYGVGVERTFPINSPKIDKIDVVRRGKVRRAKLYYLRALRGKAARIKEIRR; encoded by the coding sequence ATGAATATTGTTAGAGAAATTACACAAGATCAATTACGTCAAGATCTACCAAGCTTTCGTCCTGGTGATACTTTAAAAGTACACGTTAAAGTAATCGAGGGATCTCGTGAACGTATTCAGGTTTTTGAAGGTGTAGTTATCAAAAGACGTGGTGGCGGAATTAGCGAAACGTTTACAGTAAGAAAAATTTCTTACGGCGTTGGAGTTGAAAGAACATTCCCTATAAATTCACCTAAAATTGATAAAATTGATGTTGTTCGCCGTGGTAAAGTTCGTCGTGCTAAGTTGTATTACTTACGTGCTCTTCGCGGTAAAGCAGCAAGAATTAAAGAGATCAGAAGATAA